The proteins below come from a single Malus domestica chromosome 03, GDT2T_hap1 genomic window:
- the LOC103415395 gene encoding YTH domain-containing protein ECT2-like isoform X6 gives MATVAPPVEPDLLQKMSLDSQTKTLEIPEPTKKVPSERSVTPLLPDFVDPSMCYLPNGYPSTAYYYGGYDGTGNEWDDYSRYVNPEGVEMTSGVYGDNGSLLYHHGYGYAPYGPYSPAGSPVPTMGNDGQLYGPQQYQYPPYFQPLTPTSGPYTPSPAAPQTDVSTSAAADQKPLSVETANGISNGISNGGSVKGNNVSAPLSTYQNSSFNSNGSYGRGALPGRVPTPGYQDPRFGFDGLRSPLPWLDTPLFSDGQPRPVTSTTITSSISNGNTNLSSRNQNYRPNSHYMGLHHPRPLSGMGTSQGFINRMYPSKLYGHYGNTVRSGMGFGSHGYDSRTNGRSWLAVDSKYKPRGRNGGYYGFGNENMDGLNELNRGPRAKSSKNQKGFAPNALGIKGQVPTNPSNDEEKEKMSVPDREQYNKADFPEEYTDAKFFIIKSYSEDDVHKSIKYNVWASTPNGNKKLHAAYQEAQEKSGGCPVFLLFSVNTSGQFVGLAEMLGPVDFNKNLEYWQQDKWNGCFPVKWHIVKDVPNSLLKHITLENNENKPVTNSRDTQEVKLEPGLKIIKIFKEHISKTCILDDFGFYEARQKTIQEKKAKQQQFQKQVWEGKTNDEKKEVANGQLKTQNSVEVPAELTKESVPAVNGSEDPKVAENGSITSGDAPKGAKPVASEKRVVANGVANG, from the exons ATGGCCACCGTTGCTCCTCCTGTGGAAC CAGATTTGCTACAGAAGATGTCATTAGACTCTCAAACCAAGACTCTGGAAATTCCTGAGCCTACCAAGAAG GTCCCATCAGAGCGCTCTGTTACCCCTTTGTTACCTGATTTTGTGGATCCATCTATGTGCTATCTCCCGAACGGTTATCCGTCTACTGCGTATTACTATGGAG GCTATGATGGGACTGGCAACGAGTGGGATGACTACTCGAGATATGTAAATCCTGAGGGAGTAGAGATGACTTCT ggtgtttatGGGGACAACGGGTCTCTGTTATACCACCATGGGTATGGGTATGCACCATATGGCCCATATTCTCCGGCAGGTTCCCCAGTTCCGACTATGGGAAATGATGGTCAGTTATATGGACCTCAGCAGTACCAATACCCTCCTTATTTCCAGCCTCTGACTCCAACCAGTGGACCGTACACTCCCAGCCCTGCTGCCCCTCAAACTGATGTCTCCACCTCTGCAGCTGCTGACCAAAAGCCTCTGTCTGTGGAAACAGCAAATGGAATTTCTAACGGCATTTCGAACGGTGGAAGTGTGAAAGGAAATAATGTTTCAGCTCCCTTATCAACATATCAAAACTCGTCTTTCAACTCCAATGGTTCATATGGAAGGGGTGCTTTGCCAGGACGTGTTCCTACTCCTGGATACCAGGACCCAAGATTTGGTTTTGATGGGTTGCGTTCTCCTCTTCCATGGTTAGATACCCCACTTTTTTCAGATGGGCAACCTAGACCAGTGACAAGTACAACAATTACTTCGTCAATCTCCAATGGCAATACCAATTTGTCTTCGAGGAATCAGAATTACCGTCCAAATTCTCATTACATG GGTTTGCACCACCCAAGGCCATTGTCAGGAATGGGTACATCTCAAGGGTTTATAAATAGGATGTACCCAAGCAAGCTGTATGGTCACTATGGAAACACAGTTAGATCTGGTATGGGCTTTGGGTCTCATGGTTATGATTCACGAACCAATGGACGCTCATGGCTTGCTGTTGACAGCAAGTATAAACCCAGGGGAAGAAATGGTGGCTACTATGGATTTGGTAATGAGAACATGGATGGATTAAATGAACTAAACAGGGGACCTCGGGCGAAGAGCTCCAAGAATCAAAAGGGATTTGCCCCTAATGCATTAGGAATCAAAGGGCAGGTACCAACGAATCCTAGTAATGatgaggaaaaggaaaaaatgagTGTCCCAGACCGAGAACAATACAACAAAGCAGATTTTCCCGAGGAGTATACCGATGCTAAATTCTTCATCATTAAGTCATACAGTGAGGATGATGTTCATAAGAGCATTAAGTACAATGTTTGGGCTAGTACGCCAAATGGCAACAAGAAGCTTCATGCTGCTTACCAGGAGGCTCAGGAGAAATCTGGTGGCTGccctgtttttcttcttttttcg gTCAATACCAGTGGACAGTTTGTTGGCCTTGCCGAGATGTTGGGCCCCGTTGATTTTAACAAGAACTTGGAATACTGGCAGCAAGACAAGTGGAATGGCTGTTTTCCTGTCAAGTGGCATATCGTTAAAGATGTTCCCAACAGTTTGCTGAAGCACATTACTCTTGAAAATAATGAGAACAAGCCTGTTACCAACAGTAGGGACACTCAGGAG GTTAAATTGGAGCCAGGgcttaaaataattaaaatcttcAAGGAACATATAAGCAAAACTTGCATTCTGGATGACTTTGGGTTCTATGAAGCCCGTCAGAAGACAATCCAGGAGAAGAAGGCTAAGCAACAGCAGTTTCAGAAACAG GTATGGGAAGGAAAGACCAATGATGAGAAGAAAGAGGTGGCAAATGGGCAACTGAAGACTCAAAATTCAGTGGAGGTTCCTGCTGAGTTGACCAAGGAATCTGTTCCGGCTGTGAATGGAAGTGAGGACCCGAAAGTTGCAGAAAATGGATCAATTACATCTGGAGATGCCCCGAAGGGTGCTAAGCCAGTTGCGTCAGAGAAGAGGGTTGTAGCGAACGGGGTTGCGAATGGTTAA
- the LOC103415395 gene encoding YTH domain-containing protein ECT2-like isoform X5, protein MATVAPPVEPADLLQKMSLDSQTKTLEIPEPTKKVPSERSVTPLLPDFVDPSMCYLPNGYPSTAYYYGGYDGTGNEWDDYSRYVNPEGVEMTSGVYGDNGSLLYHHGYGYAPYGPYSPAGSPVPTMGNDGQLYGPQQYQYPPYFQPLTPTSGPYTPSPAAPQTDVSTSAAADQKPLSVETANGISNGISNGGSVKGNNVSAPLSTYQNSSFNSNGSYGRGALPGRVPTPGYQDPRFGFDGLRSPLPWLDTPLFSDGQPRPVTSTTITSSISNGNTNLSSRNQNYRPNSHYMGLHHPRPLSGMGTSQGFINRMYPSKLYGHYGNTVRSGMGFGSHGYDSRTNGRSWLAVDSKYKPRGRNGGYYGFGNENMDGLNELNRGPRAKSSKNQKGFAPNALGIKGQVPTNPSNDEEKEKMSVPDREQYNKADFPEEYTDAKFFIIKSYSEDDVHKSIKYNVWASTPNGNKKLHAAYQEAQEKSGGCPVFLLFSVNTSGQFVGLAEMLGPVDFNKNLEYWQQDKWNGCFPVKWHIVKDVPNSLLKHITLENNENKPVTNSRDTQEVKLEPGLKIIKIFKEHISKTCILDDFGFYEARQKTIQEKKAKQQQFQKQVWEGKTNDEKKEVANGQLKTQNSVEVPAELTKESVPAVNGSEDPKVAENGSITSGDAPKGAKPVASEKRVVANGVANG, encoded by the exons ATGGCCACCGTTGCTCCTCCTGTGGAAC CAGCAGATTTGCTACAGAAGATGTCATTAGACTCTCAAACCAAGACTCTGGAAATTCCTGAGCCTACCAAGAAG GTCCCATCAGAGCGCTCTGTTACCCCTTTGTTACCTGATTTTGTGGATCCATCTATGTGCTATCTCCCGAACGGTTATCCGTCTACTGCGTATTACTATGGAG GCTATGATGGGACTGGCAACGAGTGGGATGACTACTCGAGATATGTAAATCCTGAGGGAGTAGAGATGACTTCT ggtgtttatGGGGACAACGGGTCTCTGTTATACCACCATGGGTATGGGTATGCACCATATGGCCCATATTCTCCGGCAGGTTCCCCAGTTCCGACTATGGGAAATGATGGTCAGTTATATGGACCTCAGCAGTACCAATACCCTCCTTATTTCCAGCCTCTGACTCCAACCAGTGGACCGTACACTCCCAGCCCTGCTGCCCCTCAAACTGATGTCTCCACCTCTGCAGCTGCTGACCAAAAGCCTCTGTCTGTGGAAACAGCAAATGGAATTTCTAACGGCATTTCGAACGGTGGAAGTGTGAAAGGAAATAATGTTTCAGCTCCCTTATCAACATATCAAAACTCGTCTTTCAACTCCAATGGTTCATATGGAAGGGGTGCTTTGCCAGGACGTGTTCCTACTCCTGGATACCAGGACCCAAGATTTGGTTTTGATGGGTTGCGTTCTCCTCTTCCATGGTTAGATACCCCACTTTTTTCAGATGGGCAACCTAGACCAGTGACAAGTACAACAATTACTTCGTCAATCTCCAATGGCAATACCAATTTGTCTTCGAGGAATCAGAATTACCGTCCAAATTCTCATTACATG GGTTTGCACCACCCAAGGCCATTGTCAGGAATGGGTACATCTCAAGGGTTTATAAATAGGATGTACCCAAGCAAGCTGTATGGTCACTATGGAAACACAGTTAGATCTGGTATGGGCTTTGGGTCTCATGGTTATGATTCACGAACCAATGGACGCTCATGGCTTGCTGTTGACAGCAAGTATAAACCCAGGGGAAGAAATGGTGGCTACTATGGATTTGGTAATGAGAACATGGATGGATTAAATGAACTAAACAGGGGACCTCGGGCGAAGAGCTCCAAGAATCAAAAGGGATTTGCCCCTAATGCATTAGGAATCAAAGGGCAGGTACCAACGAATCCTAGTAATGatgaggaaaaggaaaaaatgagTGTCCCAGACCGAGAACAATACAACAAAGCAGATTTTCCCGAGGAGTATACCGATGCTAAATTCTTCATCATTAAGTCATACAGTGAGGATGATGTTCATAAGAGCATTAAGTACAATGTTTGGGCTAGTACGCCAAATGGCAACAAGAAGCTTCATGCTGCTTACCAGGAGGCTCAGGAGAAATCTGGTGGCTGccctgtttttcttcttttttcg gTCAATACCAGTGGACAGTTTGTTGGCCTTGCCGAGATGTTGGGCCCCGTTGATTTTAACAAGAACTTGGAATACTGGCAGCAAGACAAGTGGAATGGCTGTTTTCCTGTCAAGTGGCATATCGTTAAAGATGTTCCCAACAGTTTGCTGAAGCACATTACTCTTGAAAATAATGAGAACAAGCCTGTTACCAACAGTAGGGACACTCAGGAG GTTAAATTGGAGCCAGGgcttaaaataattaaaatcttcAAGGAACATATAAGCAAAACTTGCATTCTGGATGACTTTGGGTTCTATGAAGCCCGTCAGAAGACAATCCAGGAGAAGAAGGCTAAGCAACAGCAGTTTCAGAAACAG GTATGGGAAGGAAAGACCAATGATGAGAAGAAAGAGGTGGCAAATGGGCAACTGAAGACTCAAAATTCAGTGGAGGTTCCTGCTGAGTTGACCAAGGAATCTGTTCCGGCTGTGAATGGAAGTGAGGACCCGAAAGTTGCAGAAAATGGATCAATTACATCTGGAGATGCCCCGAAGGGTGCTAAGCCAGTTGCGTCAGAGAAGAGGGTTGTAGCGAACGGGGTTGCGAATGGTTAA
- the LOC103415395 gene encoding YTH domain-containing protein ECT4-like isoform X2, translating into MATVAPPVEPADLLQKMSLDSQTKTLEIPEPTKKPSVNQYGSIDSGNAANGQVPSERSVTPLLPDFVDPSMCYLPNGYPSTAYYYGGYDGTGNEWDDYSRYVNPEGVEMTSGVYGDNGSLLYHHGYGYAPYGPYSPAGSPVPTMGNDGQLYGPQQYQYPPYFQPLTPTSGPYTPSPAAPQTDVSTSAAADQKPLSVETANGISNGISNGGSVKGNNVSAPLSTYQNSSFNSNGSYGRGALPGRVPTPGYQDPRFGFDGLRSPLPWLDTPLFSDGQPRPVTSTTITSSISNGNTNLSSRNQNYRPNSHYMGLHHPRPLSGMGTSQGFINRMYPSKLYGHYGNTVRSGMGFGSHGYDSRTNGRSWLAVDSKYKPRGRNGGYYGFGNENMDGLNELNRGPRAKSSKNQKGFAPNALGIKGQVPTNPSNDEEKEKMSVPDREQYNKADFPEEYTDAKFFIIKSYSEDDVHKSIKYNVWASTPNGNKKLHAAYQEAQEKSGGCPVFLLFSVNTSGQFVGLAEMLGPVDFNKNLEYWQQDKWNGCFPVKWHIVKDVPNSLLKHITLENNENKPVTNSRDTQEVKLEPGLKIIKIFKEHISKTCILDDFGFYEARQKTIQEKKAKQQQFQKQVWEGKTNDEKKEVANGQLKTQNSVEVPAELTKESVPAVNGSEDPKVAENGSITSGDAPKGAKPVASEKRVVANGVANG; encoded by the exons ATGGCCACCGTTGCTCCTCCTGTGGAAC CAGCAGATTTGCTACAGAAGATGTCATTAGACTCTCAAACCAAGACTCTGGAAATTCCTGAGCCTACCAAGAAG CCTTCTGTTAACCAATACGGGTCTATTGATTCTGGCAATGCTGCAAATGGACAGGTCCCATCAGAGCGCTCTGTTACCCCTTTGTTACCTGATTTTGTGGATCCATCTATGTGCTATCTCCCGAACGGTTATCCGTCTACTGCGTATTACTATGGAG GCTATGATGGGACTGGCAACGAGTGGGATGACTACTCGAGATATGTAAATCCTGAGGGAGTAGAGATGACTTCT ggtgtttatGGGGACAACGGGTCTCTGTTATACCACCATGGGTATGGGTATGCACCATATGGCCCATATTCTCCGGCAGGTTCCCCAGTTCCGACTATGGGAAATGATGGTCAGTTATATGGACCTCAGCAGTACCAATACCCTCCTTATTTCCAGCCTCTGACTCCAACCAGTGGACCGTACACTCCCAGCCCTGCTGCCCCTCAAACTGATGTCTCCACCTCTGCAGCTGCTGACCAAAAGCCTCTGTCTGTGGAAACAGCAAATGGAATTTCTAACGGCATTTCGAACGGTGGAAGTGTGAAAGGAAATAATGTTTCAGCTCCCTTATCAACATATCAAAACTCGTCTTTCAACTCCAATGGTTCATATGGAAGGGGTGCTTTGCCAGGACGTGTTCCTACTCCTGGATACCAGGACCCAAGATTTGGTTTTGATGGGTTGCGTTCTCCTCTTCCATGGTTAGATACCCCACTTTTTTCAGATGGGCAACCTAGACCAGTGACAAGTACAACAATTACTTCGTCAATCTCCAATGGCAATACCAATTTGTCTTCGAGGAATCAGAATTACCGTCCAAATTCTCATTACATG GGTTTGCACCACCCAAGGCCATTGTCAGGAATGGGTACATCTCAAGGGTTTATAAATAGGATGTACCCAAGCAAGCTGTATGGTCACTATGGAAACACAGTTAGATCTGGTATGGGCTTTGGGTCTCATGGTTATGATTCACGAACCAATGGACGCTCATGGCTTGCTGTTGACAGCAAGTATAAACCCAGGGGAAGAAATGGTGGCTACTATGGATTTGGTAATGAGAACATGGATGGATTAAATGAACTAAACAGGGGACCTCGGGCGAAGAGCTCCAAGAATCAAAAGGGATTTGCCCCTAATGCATTAGGAATCAAAGGGCAGGTACCAACGAATCCTAGTAATGatgaggaaaaggaaaaaatgagTGTCCCAGACCGAGAACAATACAACAAAGCAGATTTTCCCGAGGAGTATACCGATGCTAAATTCTTCATCATTAAGTCATACAGTGAGGATGATGTTCATAAGAGCATTAAGTACAATGTTTGGGCTAGTACGCCAAATGGCAACAAGAAGCTTCATGCTGCTTACCAGGAGGCTCAGGAGAAATCTGGTGGCTGccctgtttttcttcttttttcg gTCAATACCAGTGGACAGTTTGTTGGCCTTGCCGAGATGTTGGGCCCCGTTGATTTTAACAAGAACTTGGAATACTGGCAGCAAGACAAGTGGAATGGCTGTTTTCCTGTCAAGTGGCATATCGTTAAAGATGTTCCCAACAGTTTGCTGAAGCACATTACTCTTGAAAATAATGAGAACAAGCCTGTTACCAACAGTAGGGACACTCAGGAG GTTAAATTGGAGCCAGGgcttaaaataattaaaatcttcAAGGAACATATAAGCAAAACTTGCATTCTGGATGACTTTGGGTTCTATGAAGCCCGTCAGAAGACAATCCAGGAGAAGAAGGCTAAGCAACAGCAGTTTCAGAAACAG GTATGGGAAGGAAAGACCAATGATGAGAAGAAAGAGGTGGCAAATGGGCAACTGAAGACTCAAAATTCAGTGGAGGTTCCTGCTGAGTTGACCAAGGAATCTGTTCCGGCTGTGAATGGAAGTGAGGACCCGAAAGTTGCAGAAAATGGATCAATTACATCTGGAGATGCCCCGAAGGGTGCTAAGCCAGTTGCGTCAGAGAAGAGGGTTGTAGCGAACGGGGTTGCGAATGGTTAA
- the LOC103415395 gene encoding YTH domain-containing protein ECT4-like isoform X1 yields MATVAPPVEQAADLLQKMSLDSQTKTLEIPEPTKKPSVNQYGSIDSGNAANGQVPSERSVTPLLPDFVDPSMCYLPNGYPSTAYYYGGYDGTGNEWDDYSRYVNPEGVEMTSGVYGDNGSLLYHHGYGYAPYGPYSPAGSPVPTMGNDGQLYGPQQYQYPPYFQPLTPTSGPYTPSPAAPQTDVSTSAAADQKPLSVETANGISNGISNGGSVKGNNVSAPLSTYQNSSFNSNGSYGRGALPGRVPTPGYQDPRFGFDGLRSPLPWLDTPLFSDGQPRPVTSTTITSSISNGNTNLSSRNQNYRPNSHYMGLHHPRPLSGMGTSQGFINRMYPSKLYGHYGNTVRSGMGFGSHGYDSRTNGRSWLAVDSKYKPRGRNGGYYGFGNENMDGLNELNRGPRAKSSKNQKGFAPNALGIKGQVPTNPSNDEEKEKMSVPDREQYNKADFPEEYTDAKFFIIKSYSEDDVHKSIKYNVWASTPNGNKKLHAAYQEAQEKSGGCPVFLLFSVNTSGQFVGLAEMLGPVDFNKNLEYWQQDKWNGCFPVKWHIVKDVPNSLLKHITLENNENKPVTNSRDTQEVKLEPGLKIIKIFKEHISKTCILDDFGFYEARQKTIQEKKAKQQQFQKQVWEGKTNDEKKEVANGQLKTQNSVEVPAELTKESVPAVNGSEDPKVAENGSITSGDAPKGAKPVASEKRVVANGVANG; encoded by the exons ATGGCCACCGTTGCTCCTCCTGTGGAAC AAGCAGCAGATTTGCTACAGAAGATGTCATTAGACTCTCAAACCAAGACTCTGGAAATTCCTGAGCCTACCAAGAAG CCTTCTGTTAACCAATACGGGTCTATTGATTCTGGCAATGCTGCAAATGGACAGGTCCCATCAGAGCGCTCTGTTACCCCTTTGTTACCTGATTTTGTGGATCCATCTATGTGCTATCTCCCGAACGGTTATCCGTCTACTGCGTATTACTATGGAG GCTATGATGGGACTGGCAACGAGTGGGATGACTACTCGAGATATGTAAATCCTGAGGGAGTAGAGATGACTTCT ggtgtttatGGGGACAACGGGTCTCTGTTATACCACCATGGGTATGGGTATGCACCATATGGCCCATATTCTCCGGCAGGTTCCCCAGTTCCGACTATGGGAAATGATGGTCAGTTATATGGACCTCAGCAGTACCAATACCCTCCTTATTTCCAGCCTCTGACTCCAACCAGTGGACCGTACACTCCCAGCCCTGCTGCCCCTCAAACTGATGTCTCCACCTCTGCAGCTGCTGACCAAAAGCCTCTGTCTGTGGAAACAGCAAATGGAATTTCTAACGGCATTTCGAACGGTGGAAGTGTGAAAGGAAATAATGTTTCAGCTCCCTTATCAACATATCAAAACTCGTCTTTCAACTCCAATGGTTCATATGGAAGGGGTGCTTTGCCAGGACGTGTTCCTACTCCTGGATACCAGGACCCAAGATTTGGTTTTGATGGGTTGCGTTCTCCTCTTCCATGGTTAGATACCCCACTTTTTTCAGATGGGCAACCTAGACCAGTGACAAGTACAACAATTACTTCGTCAATCTCCAATGGCAATACCAATTTGTCTTCGAGGAATCAGAATTACCGTCCAAATTCTCATTACATG GGTTTGCACCACCCAAGGCCATTGTCAGGAATGGGTACATCTCAAGGGTTTATAAATAGGATGTACCCAAGCAAGCTGTATGGTCACTATGGAAACACAGTTAGATCTGGTATGGGCTTTGGGTCTCATGGTTATGATTCACGAACCAATGGACGCTCATGGCTTGCTGTTGACAGCAAGTATAAACCCAGGGGAAGAAATGGTGGCTACTATGGATTTGGTAATGAGAACATGGATGGATTAAATGAACTAAACAGGGGACCTCGGGCGAAGAGCTCCAAGAATCAAAAGGGATTTGCCCCTAATGCATTAGGAATCAAAGGGCAGGTACCAACGAATCCTAGTAATGatgaggaaaaggaaaaaatgagTGTCCCAGACCGAGAACAATACAACAAAGCAGATTTTCCCGAGGAGTATACCGATGCTAAATTCTTCATCATTAAGTCATACAGTGAGGATGATGTTCATAAGAGCATTAAGTACAATGTTTGGGCTAGTACGCCAAATGGCAACAAGAAGCTTCATGCTGCTTACCAGGAGGCTCAGGAGAAATCTGGTGGCTGccctgtttttcttcttttttcg gTCAATACCAGTGGACAGTTTGTTGGCCTTGCCGAGATGTTGGGCCCCGTTGATTTTAACAAGAACTTGGAATACTGGCAGCAAGACAAGTGGAATGGCTGTTTTCCTGTCAAGTGGCATATCGTTAAAGATGTTCCCAACAGTTTGCTGAAGCACATTACTCTTGAAAATAATGAGAACAAGCCTGTTACCAACAGTAGGGACACTCAGGAG GTTAAATTGGAGCCAGGgcttaaaataattaaaatcttcAAGGAACATATAAGCAAAACTTGCATTCTGGATGACTTTGGGTTCTATGAAGCCCGTCAGAAGACAATCCAGGAGAAGAAGGCTAAGCAACAGCAGTTTCAGAAACAG GTATGGGAAGGAAAGACCAATGATGAGAAGAAAGAGGTGGCAAATGGGCAACTGAAGACTCAAAATTCAGTGGAGGTTCCTGCTGAGTTGACCAAGGAATCTGTTCCGGCTGTGAATGGAAGTGAGGACCCGAAAGTTGCAGAAAATGGATCAATTACATCTGGAGATGCCCCGAAGGGTGCTAAGCCAGTTGCGTCAGAGAAGAGGGTTGTAGCGAACGGGGTTGCGAATGGTTAA
- the LOC103415395 gene encoding YTH domain-containing protein ECT4-like isoform X3 yields MATVAPPVEPDLLQKMSLDSQTKTLEIPEPTKKPSVNQYGSIDSGNAANGQVPSERSVTPLLPDFVDPSMCYLPNGYPSTAYYYGGYDGTGNEWDDYSRYVNPEGVEMTSGVYGDNGSLLYHHGYGYAPYGPYSPAGSPVPTMGNDGQLYGPQQYQYPPYFQPLTPTSGPYTPSPAAPQTDVSTSAAADQKPLSVETANGISNGISNGGSVKGNNVSAPLSTYQNSSFNSNGSYGRGALPGRVPTPGYQDPRFGFDGLRSPLPWLDTPLFSDGQPRPVTSTTITSSISNGNTNLSSRNQNYRPNSHYMGLHHPRPLSGMGTSQGFINRMYPSKLYGHYGNTVRSGMGFGSHGYDSRTNGRSWLAVDSKYKPRGRNGGYYGFGNENMDGLNELNRGPRAKSSKNQKGFAPNALGIKGQVPTNPSNDEEKEKMSVPDREQYNKADFPEEYTDAKFFIIKSYSEDDVHKSIKYNVWASTPNGNKKLHAAYQEAQEKSGGCPVFLLFSVNTSGQFVGLAEMLGPVDFNKNLEYWQQDKWNGCFPVKWHIVKDVPNSLLKHITLENNENKPVTNSRDTQEVKLEPGLKIIKIFKEHISKTCILDDFGFYEARQKTIQEKKAKQQQFQKQVWEGKTNDEKKEVANGQLKTQNSVEVPAELTKESVPAVNGSEDPKVAENGSITSGDAPKGAKPVASEKRVVANGVANG; encoded by the exons ATGGCCACCGTTGCTCCTCCTGTGGAAC CAGATTTGCTACAGAAGATGTCATTAGACTCTCAAACCAAGACTCTGGAAATTCCTGAGCCTACCAAGAAG CCTTCTGTTAACCAATACGGGTCTATTGATTCTGGCAATGCTGCAAATGGACAGGTCCCATCAGAGCGCTCTGTTACCCCTTTGTTACCTGATTTTGTGGATCCATCTATGTGCTATCTCCCGAACGGTTATCCGTCTACTGCGTATTACTATGGAG GCTATGATGGGACTGGCAACGAGTGGGATGACTACTCGAGATATGTAAATCCTGAGGGAGTAGAGATGACTTCT ggtgtttatGGGGACAACGGGTCTCTGTTATACCACCATGGGTATGGGTATGCACCATATGGCCCATATTCTCCGGCAGGTTCCCCAGTTCCGACTATGGGAAATGATGGTCAGTTATATGGACCTCAGCAGTACCAATACCCTCCTTATTTCCAGCCTCTGACTCCAACCAGTGGACCGTACACTCCCAGCCCTGCTGCCCCTCAAACTGATGTCTCCACCTCTGCAGCTGCTGACCAAAAGCCTCTGTCTGTGGAAACAGCAAATGGAATTTCTAACGGCATTTCGAACGGTGGAAGTGTGAAAGGAAATAATGTTTCAGCTCCCTTATCAACATATCAAAACTCGTCTTTCAACTCCAATGGTTCATATGGAAGGGGTGCTTTGCCAGGACGTGTTCCTACTCCTGGATACCAGGACCCAAGATTTGGTTTTGATGGGTTGCGTTCTCCTCTTCCATGGTTAGATACCCCACTTTTTTCAGATGGGCAACCTAGACCAGTGACAAGTACAACAATTACTTCGTCAATCTCCAATGGCAATACCAATTTGTCTTCGAGGAATCAGAATTACCGTCCAAATTCTCATTACATG GGTTTGCACCACCCAAGGCCATTGTCAGGAATGGGTACATCTCAAGGGTTTATAAATAGGATGTACCCAAGCAAGCTGTATGGTCACTATGGAAACACAGTTAGATCTGGTATGGGCTTTGGGTCTCATGGTTATGATTCACGAACCAATGGACGCTCATGGCTTGCTGTTGACAGCAAGTATAAACCCAGGGGAAGAAATGGTGGCTACTATGGATTTGGTAATGAGAACATGGATGGATTAAATGAACTAAACAGGGGACCTCGGGCGAAGAGCTCCAAGAATCAAAAGGGATTTGCCCCTAATGCATTAGGAATCAAAGGGCAGGTACCAACGAATCCTAGTAATGatgaggaaaaggaaaaaatgagTGTCCCAGACCGAGAACAATACAACAAAGCAGATTTTCCCGAGGAGTATACCGATGCTAAATTCTTCATCATTAAGTCATACAGTGAGGATGATGTTCATAAGAGCATTAAGTACAATGTTTGGGCTAGTACGCCAAATGGCAACAAGAAGCTTCATGCTGCTTACCAGGAGGCTCAGGAGAAATCTGGTGGCTGccctgtttttcttcttttttcg gTCAATACCAGTGGACAGTTTGTTGGCCTTGCCGAGATGTTGGGCCCCGTTGATTTTAACAAGAACTTGGAATACTGGCAGCAAGACAAGTGGAATGGCTGTTTTCCTGTCAAGTGGCATATCGTTAAAGATGTTCCCAACAGTTTGCTGAAGCACATTACTCTTGAAAATAATGAGAACAAGCCTGTTACCAACAGTAGGGACACTCAGGAG GTTAAATTGGAGCCAGGgcttaaaataattaaaatcttcAAGGAACATATAAGCAAAACTTGCATTCTGGATGACTTTGGGTTCTATGAAGCCCGTCAGAAGACAATCCAGGAGAAGAAGGCTAAGCAACAGCAGTTTCAGAAACAG GTATGGGAAGGAAAGACCAATGATGAGAAGAAAGAGGTGGCAAATGGGCAACTGAAGACTCAAAATTCAGTGGAGGTTCCTGCTGAGTTGACCAAGGAATCTGTTCCGGCTGTGAATGGAAGTGAGGACCCGAAAGTTGCAGAAAATGGATCAATTACATCTGGAGATGCCCCGAAGGGTGCTAAGCCAGTTGCGTCAGAGAAGAGGGTTGTAGCGAACGGGGTTGCGAATGGTTAA